One window of Pocillopora verrucosa isolate sample1 chromosome 9, ASM3666991v2, whole genome shotgun sequence genomic DNA carries:
- the LOC131779889 gene encoding uncharacterized protein, protein MAVAGIGMMIISIATKIYTDPHGQGLTIYRPDCPPGYCMLGDYAQEGDISKPNPSVMVCIKIKHTKFFAKAKGFVQVWSSEGPGSGRGYSGDSDDEGSSDGNNGSGSGHNGVLAFWRPKVPNLNYVALGHLATTSYDPPSVGNVCIVHRLMVDQGIPGRRVWREESGMASLWSLAPSYSYINLGLFLSSDSKSAPHISDFWSLIPEVIPAPFNASLSIKKLNKDELALIYRGQECEESKRLSVYLPQAPIGYSPLGHYAERGYGRAGQGAKVLVVKENGNKGLLMHPITYQELWRSDAKNNNTEAAVWRPVPPPGYFCLGHVLGLGLEAPPTNAIVCLHWSVIARGWPERSKKVWWNTCSQKKEATIWQVPGLGDCLSADTFVIHRGFNSPHWEELLFHCFYLNRVSVR, encoded by the coding sequence ATGGCCGTTGCAGGGATTGGCATGATGATCATCTCCATAGCAACCAAGATATATACCGACCCCCATGGCCAAGGACTCACCATCTACAGGCCTGACTGTCCTCCCGGGTATTGCATGCTTGGAGATTACGCGCAGGAAGGGGACATCAGCAAGCCCAATCCCAGTGTCATGGTGtgtatcaaaataaaacacacAAAATTCTTCGCCAAAGCCAAGGGCTTTGTCCAAGTATGGAGTAGCGAAGGACCTGGTAGTGGACGCGGATACAGTGGTGATAGCGACGATGAGGGGTCCAGCGATGGAAATAATGGCTCGGGTTCTGGTCACAATGGAGTGTTGGCATTTTGGAGACCAAAAGTTCCAAATCTGAACTATGTTGCGCTGGGTCATCTAGCGACAACGAGTTACGATCCACCCTCAGTCGGAAACGTGTGCATCGTACACAGGCTTATGGTCGATCAAGGAATTCCGGGTCGTCGCGTATGGAGAGAGGAGTCCGGTATGGCCAGCTTGTGGTCTCTGGCTCCCAGTTATTCATATATAAACTTGGGCCTGTTCTTAAGCAGCGACTCCAAATCTGCGCCTCACATCTCAGATTTCTGGTCCTTAATACCCGAGGTTATTCCAGCTCCTTTCAACGCTTCATTGTCAATTAAAAAGCTCAACAAAGACGAGCTCGCGCTCATTTACAGAGGTCAAGAGTGTGAGGAGTCCAAGCGACTCAGCGTGTATCTTCCCCAAGCTCCAATCGGGTATTCGCCTCTGGGACACTATGCAGAGCGCGGCTACGGTCGAGCAGGTCAGGGAGCGAAAGTGCTTGTTGTTAAAGAGAATGGAAACAAAGGTCTCCTAATGCATCCGATCACTTACCAAGAACTCTGGAGGTCAGATGCCAAGAATAACAATACTGAGGCAGCAGTATGGCGACCAGTGCCACCTCCAGGATACTTCTGCCTCGGTCACGTTTTGGGCCTCGGCTTGGAGGCGCCGCCCACTAACGCCATTGTGTGCCTTCACTGGAGCGTTATTGCAAGGGGTTGGCCTGAGCGAAGTAAAAAGGTGTGGTGGAACACGTGTTCGCAAAAGAAGGAAGCAACTATCTGGCAAGTTCCTGGACTCGGCGACTGCCTCAGTGCTGACACGTTTGTGATTCATCGTGGCTTCAACAGTCCTCACTGGGAAGAACTCCTTTTCCACTGCTTCTATCTGAATAGAGTGTCGGTCAGATAG
- the LOC131779911 gene encoding putative ZDHHC-type palmitoyltransferase 8 — MAFVVIALSASMAVVVVGAFIFQILPRLFPKLKTLLPSQATISYLQIVPISFIFPTLMWLFFSIYVHAHVPGDAFSSLLGWWHTFFTCYMMTNAVFYYYMTVFVCPGYPQHQDAYTRDRCFVKSYQICVKCRRVRNAGTHHCSWCHTCVEMMCHHCPFTNNCIGRRNYIYYYTFLAYAFFGLSYASYLAYFPFSNCLSGYALKKFKETLLSMPHLSVLNRYSPRSQSVKSMWDTFNSMEVGEGCEEIQDYAVLFAPTVAITVFLGALFFFQSFLLLADMSIVDFYDSLSKASSFQELLRIWYVSIFKRKKYRFMQLIQNKKSQWWRFFVPCPTDVENDLPPKDL; from the coding sequence ATGGCGTTCGTTGTGATTGCACTGAGCGCAAGTATGGCTGTCGTTGTTGTAGGCGCTTTCATCTTCCAGATCCTTCCAAGGCTGTTTCCAAAACTTAAGACATTATTACCCTCGCAAGCTACGATCAGCTACCTGCAGATTGTGCCCATAAGCTTTATTTTTCCAACTCTTATGTGGCTGTTCTTCTCAATTTACGTCCACGCTCACGTTCCCGGGGACGCATTCTCCTCGTTGCTAGGGTGGTGGCACACCTTTTTCACATGTTACATGATGACTAACGCTGTTTTCTATTACTACATGACTGTCTTCGTTTGCCCGGGGTATCCTCAACACCAGGACGCCTACACTCGAGACAGATGTTTCGTGAAAAGCTACCAAATTTGTGTCAAGTGTCGACGGGTTCGAAATGCTGGAACTCATCACTGCAGCTGGTGTCACACTTGCGTCGAGATGATGTGTCACCATTGTCCTTTCACTAACAACTGCATCGGCCGCCGGAATTACATCTACTATTACACGTTCTTGGCATATGCGTTCTTTGGTTTGTCGTATGCAAGTTACCTTGCCTACTTTCCGTTTTCGAATTGTCTCTCTGGATATGCTCTGAAGAAATTCAAAGAGACTCTGCTTAGCATGCCTCACTTGAGTGTCCTCAATCGCTATTCACCTCGTTCTCAATCAGTGAAATCGATGTGGGATACTTTTAACAGTATGGAAGTTGGCGAAGGCTGTGAAGAAATTCAGGATTACGCCGTCTTGTTTGCCCCCACAGTTGCAATCACCGTATTCCTTGGAGCATTATTTTTCTTCCAGTCGTTCCTTCTCCTCGCAGACATGTCGATAGTCGATTTCTACGACTCTCTCTCCAAGGCCTCTTCATTTCAAGAGCTTCTTCGAATTTGGTATGTCAGCATTTTCAAGCGAAAGAAGTATCGTTTTATGCAGTTGATCCAGAACAAAAAAAGTCAATGGTGGAGATTTTTCGTCCCTTGCCCCACCGATGTGGAGAATGACTTACCTCCCAAGGACTTGTAA
- the LOC131779898 gene encoding threonylcarbamoyl-AMP synthase-like: MNTSAKIVKISLTAIEKRPEVAGREDNAPNLESTINASVKSLKSGNVIAIPTDTIYGVAALAQSTEAVTKLYEIKRRHEEKPVAICVGNLEDVYKWGKVTVSKEILQDLLPGPVTLVFERTDQLNPGLNPTTRLVGIRIPDHDFVRQLSLACEEPLALTSANVSTVGQSSLKIEEFKEIWPKLDLILDGGVLGLTEQCRKGSTVVNLSVHGKFSIIREGSAYDQTVNILSRKYGLEDCTS; encoded by the exons ATGAATACGTCggcaaaaattgtaaaaatttctcTCACAGCAATCGAAAAGCGACCTGAAGTTGCCGGGCGTGAAG ACAATGCTCCAAATCTCGAAAGTACCATCAACGCTTCTGTCAAGTCACTTAAGAGTGGTAATGTGATTGCTATTCCAACTGATACCATCTATGGGGTAGCAGCCTTGGCGCAGTCCACTGAAGCAGTCACTAAGTTGTATGAAATCAAGAGGCGACATGAAGAGAAGCCAGTTGCAATATGTGTTGGGAACTTGGAAGATGTATATAA ATGGGGAAAAGTGACTGTGAGTAAAGAAATTCTTCAAGACTTGCTTCCTGGGCCTGTGACATTAGTATTTGAAAGGACTGATCAATTAAATCCTGGTTTAAATCCAACAACAAGACTTGTTGGAATCAGAATTCCTGATCATGATTTTGTGCGACAATTGAGTTTAGCATGTGAAGAACCACTTGCTTTGACCAGCGCAAATGTGAGCACTGTGGGACAAAGCAGTTTGAAAATTGAG gaatttaaagaaatttggCCAAAACTAGATTTAATTCTTGATGGTGGAGTGTTAGGATTGACTGAGCAGTGTCGCAAAGGTTCAACTGTTGTTAATTTGTCAGTTCATGGCAAGTTTTCTATCATCAGAGAAGGCAG TGCCTATGATCAAACAGTGAACATTCTCAGCAGAAAATATGGTTTAGAGGATTGCACTAGCTGA
- the LOC131779912 gene encoding palmitoyltransferase ZDHHC20-like — protein MAFVWIMILSVGLIQGVFIISSLQTLFPRGSRKTWLYRLLKGLQITPVLFIFASAIWFFFLKSLPVEVDNPYSSFKGVGYIVIACYLWLNMVFNYLAAMIVSPGYPETRQELEEDTDIHLESLKFCTKCTRVRDKGTHHCSSCNSCVMSMSHHCPFTNNCVGLNNYAHFYLFLVYCFLGLLFAAYSTYTPFVVCMLDYPSDSPSYKVGICGELGDYAVMFLVVSFLFTFILMMCCFHTFLLIVDMSMIDFLKTCQNLTCKEWFTNILLERCLQRKKLLFRKLLLYRRENLWKFLIPGFNEIPELLPPDDFLV, from the coding sequence ATGGCATTTGTTTGGATTATGATCTTGTCTGTTGGACTTATTCAGGGCGTTTTTATCATCAGCAGTTTACAAACTCTATTCCCTCGTGGATCAAGAAAAACTTGGCTGTATAGGCTTCTAAAAGGATTGCAGATTACACCTGTTCTTTTTATATTTGCTTCTGCAATTTGGTTCTTCTTCTTAAAGAGTTTGCCCGTAGAAGTTGATAACCCCTACTCGTCTTTCAAAGGTGTGGGCTACATCGTCATCGCTTGCTATCTTTGGCTTAATATGGTATTCAATTACTTGGCGGCGATGATTGTTTCACCAGGCTATCCAGAAACACGACAAGAGCTCGAAGAAGACACAGATATCCATCTGGAATCGTTAAAGTTTTGTACAAAGTGTACTCGTGTGCGTGACAAAGGGACTCATCACTGTAGTTCATGCAACTCTTGTGTGATGTCTATGTCGCATCATTGTCCGTTTACTAATAACTGCGTTGGACTGAATAACTACGCTCACTTTTACCTGTTCCTGGTGTACTGTTTCTTAGGGCTTTTGTTCGCTGCGTACTCTACTTATACGCCGTTTGTGGTTTGCATGCTAGATTACCCTTCTGATTCACCTTCCTACAAAGTTGGAATTTGCGGTGAACTGGGAGACTATGCCGTAATGTTCCTTGTTGTGAGCTTCCTCTTTACCTTTATCTTGATGATGTGTTGCTTTCACACTTTTCTTCTCATTGTAGACATGTCCATGATCGACTTTTTAAAGACCTGTCAAAATTTAACTTGTAAAGAATGGTTTACGAACATTTTATTAGAGAGGTGcttgcaaagaaagaaattgttgtTTCGTAAACTTCTACTATATCGTAGAGAGAATTTGTGGAAGTTTTTGATACCAGGTTTTAACGAAATACCTGAACTTCTTCCACCTGATGATTTCCTAgtttaa
- the LOC131779918 gene encoding uncharacterized protein, with protein sequence MEPQMLVNQGLSESVAQRVSEIFALGILSPEELDDRAFEALREFNQDGALEVLDQFANSDLSHVQNKSAFLCGVMKTYVTKSSTTGADTSSNQGAPSKADEGKIKALLERTGYTLDITSGQRKYGGPPPNWEGPVPGTGGSEKGCCQVFVGKIPRDCFEDEVIPLLEECGQIFDFRLMMEPESGLNRGYGFCTYATKAGAQSAVKKLDNKEIRPGKKLGVCISVANNRLFVGSIPKSKTKEEILEEFGRVTSDLTDVIVYLSSEQKGKNRGFAFLEYESHKAAALAKRRLQSGKVYVWGMAVAKVEWADPQEEPNDEVMAKVKVVYVRNLSPVITEEKLQEEFGQFGTVERVKKLKDYAFVHFTEREDALNAINALDQQMWDDISISVSLAKPQPANRDSRRRGGPGMGQGPRGNQLRGGAPRGRGRGRGGYDQGYDNSGGYGQYGGYDSGSNYDSYYDDGSYGGGGYGGGYGGGYGNEGYGGGGYYSQGGSRGGPRGSRSRGGPGGPSRGGPRGGSGGGGFGRGGRGGRGGPPRGRGGRGGGDGGYGAQKRKFGGDGAYQGSAGGYSEPKRQYIDYNHQYGQQDSQQEWGGDYNYSDQGDQQWYQDSWSQQQGCVQAPLYLGLSCTKYQILSLSMPASKILNAVTVILQIELAMESTQELSEDAQTLVGQGLSLRVAQRVSVIFATGALLPAELDDRALDALREFNEDGALEVLEQFGNSDLSHVQNKSAFLCGVMKTYREKNRQKAHGQTPGNETLSGPDEEKIKALLDSTGYTLDITTGQRKYGGPPPNWEGSPPGTGSEKVCCQVFVGKIPRDCFEDELIPVLEECGKIYDFRLMIDPLSGQNRGYGFCTYSSKDEAQDATKRLDNKEIRPGRRLGVCLSVANNRLFVGSIPKNKNKQEIQEEFSQATTGLTEVIVYMSAENKSRNRGFAFLEYESHQAASLARRRLSSGRVKVWGNITPTVDWADPQEEPDADVMSKVKVVYVRNVTPNVTEEQLKEKFEEFGTIERVKKLKDYAFIHFVERENAIRAIEATNDSTMDGVTLEVSLAKPQPANKDRKRAGQSGYGSMNAGARGSRGGPRGGGPPGRGRGRGGYGGGYGGGDGYGGYSDGYERGYEDYYEGDGYGYGSSGGYGDRSYSDNYYDDYYGGGSSGSGYGGYGGYDRYSENPRGGPRGRSGPPSRGGRGGFQGRGGERGGRGGPRGGPPRGGRGGPPRGGPRGGGGVAPGKRKYGADAQATVEYPETKRRYMGQNQSGGGWGSQPIAQQPLYNEGGYGNQGSNQEWYSDSSWQGW encoded by the exons ATGGAGCCTCAAATGCTCGTTAACCAAGGACTCAGCGAGAGCGTTGCTCAACGTGTTTCTGAAATCTTTGCTTTGGGGATTCTTTCTCCTGAAGAACTCGATGACAGAGCGTTCGAAGCTCTTCGCGAATTCAATCAAGACGGCGCTTTGGAAGTATTAGATCAATTTGCGAACAGTGACTTATCTCATGTGCAAAATAAGAGCGCTTTCCTTTGCGGAGTGATGAAAACCTACGTCACAAAGTCTTCTACGACAGGCGCTGATACCTCTAGCAACCAGGGAGCGCCCAGTAAAGCCGACGAAGGGAAGATAAAAGCTTTATTAGAGAGAACAGGTTATACGTTAGATATCACCTCGGGACAGAGGAAATATGGAGGTCCACCACCTAACTGGGAAGGTCCTGTACCCGGGACAGGTGGTAGTGAA AAAGGCTGCTGTCAAGTTTTTGTTGGGAAGATCCCACGTGACTGCTTTGAAGATGAAGTAATCCCACTCCTCGAAGAATGTGGTCAGATTTTTGACTTCCGTCTCATGATGGAACCTGAATCTGGACTTAATAGAGGCTATGGATTCTGTACATATGCAACTAAAGCTGGTGCACAGAGTGCAGTCAAGAAACTTGACAATAAGGAAATTCGACCTGGCAAGAAGTTAGGAGTCTGCATTTCAGTGGCAAACAACCGTCTCTTTGTTGGATCCATTCCAAAGAGCAAGACCAAGGAAGAAATTTTGGAGGAATTTGGAAGAGTCACCTCTGATTTGACCGATGTCATCGTTTACTTGTCTTCAGagcaaaaaggcaaaaacagagGCTTTGCATTCTTAGAGTATGAAAGCCACAAAGCAGCTGCACTGGCAAAGCGACGGCTTCAGAGTGGTAAGGTTTATGTCTGGGGAATGGCTGTGGCCAAGGTTGAGTGGGCTGATCCACAGGAAGAACCTAATGATGAAGTTATGGCAAAG GTGAAGGTGGTGTATGTCCGAAACCTGTCACCTGTCATCACAGAGGAGAAACTACAAGAGGAGTTTGGCCAGTTTGGAACTGtagaaagagttaaaaagctcAAAGATTATGCCTTTGTTCACTTCACAGAACGCGAGGATGCACTGAATGCAATAAATGCACTAGACCAACAGATGTGGGATGACATTTCTATAAGTGTGTCCCTAGCAAAACCACAACCAGCAAACAGGGACAGTAGGCGAAGAGGAGGCCCTGGAATGGGGCAAGGTCCTCGTGGAAACCAACTAAGAGGTGGAGCACCCAGAGGGCGAGGTCGTGGCCGAGGGGGATATGACCAAGGGTATGATAACAGTGGTGGGTATGGCCAATATGGAGGTTATGATAGTGGAAGCAATTATGACAGCTATTATGACGATGGTAGCTATGGAGGAGGTGGGTATGGTGGTGGTTATGGTGGTGGGTATGGAAATGAAGGATATGGTGGAGGAGGTTACTACAGCCAAGGTGGCTCAAGAGGTGGGCCGAGGGGGTCACGTTCCCGTGGTGGTCCAGGTGGGCCGAGTAGAGGTGGACCTCGTGGTGGCAGTGGTGGTGGTGGCTTTGGTCGTGGAGGCAGGGGTGGACGTGGTGGTCCTCCTAGAGGAAGGGGTGGCAGAGGTGGAGGTGATGGTGGCTATGGTGCGCAGAAGCGTAAGTTTGGTGGTGATGGTGCTTATCAAGGCTCAGCTGGTGGCTACTCAGAACCTAAGAGGCAGTACATTGATTACAACCATCAGTATGGGCAGCAGGACTCCCAACAAGAGTGGGGTGGTGACTACAACTACAGTGACCAGGGTGATCAACAGTGGTACCAAGACTCCTGGTCGCAGCAGCAGGGATG TGTTCAGGCTCCTCTCTATCTTGGACTGTCCTGTACTAAATACCAAATTTTAAGTTTAAGCATGCCGG CATCGAAGATTCTTAACGCTGTGACAGTAATTTTACAAATCGAACTTGCGATGGAATCAACGCAAGAACTATCAGAAGACGCGCAGACACTTGTGGGCCAAGGGTTGAGCCTTCGAGTGGCTCAGCGAGTCAGTGTGATCTTTGCTACGGGTGCGTTGCTTCCCGCCGAACTGGATGACAGAGCTTTAGATGCTTTACGAGAATTCAACGAAGATGGCGCCCTTGAAGTGTTAGAGCAGTTCGGAAACAGCGATCTGTCTCATGTGCAAAACAAGAGTGCTTTCCTCTGTGGAGTAATGAAGACATATCGCGAGAAAAACCGACAGAAGGCTCACGGACAAACACCCGGAAACGAAACCTTGAGTGGTCCTGACGAAGAGAAGATCAAAGCTTTGCTTGACAGCACAGGGTACACTTTGGATATCACTACTGGACAACGGAAATATGGTGGCCCACCGCCAAATTGGGAAGGCTCTCCTCCTGGGACAGGCAGCGAG AAAGTTTGCTGCCAAGTGTTTGTTGGCAAGATCCCCAGAGACTGCTTTGAAGATGAACTTATTCCTGTTTTGGAGGAGTGTGGCAAAATCTATGACTTTAGACTTATGATAGACCCTCTCTCAGGTCAGAACCGAGGCTATGGCTTTTGTACATATTCTTCTAAAGATGAGGCACAAGATGCCACCAAGAGGCTTGACAATAAAGAAATCAGGCCTGGCAGAAGGCTTGGAGTTTGCCTTTCTGTAGCAAACAACCGTTTGTTTGTGGGCTCTATACCTAAGAACAAGAATAAACAGGAGATCCAGGAAGAGTTCAGTCAAGCTACAACAGGACTGACTGAAGTTATTGTGTACATGTCAGCAGAAAACAAGTCCAGAAACAGGGGATTTGCTTTCCTAGAGTATGAATCTCACCAGGCAGCATCTCTTGCTCGGCGAAGACTCTCTAGTGGGAGAGTGAAAGTGTGGGGTAATATTACCCCAACTGTTGACTGGGCAGACCCACAGGAAGAACCTGATGCAGATGTCATGTCCAAG GTTAAAGTTGTTTATGTCAGAAATGTGACCCCAAATGTCACTGAAGAGCAGCTGAAGGaaaagtttgaagaatttggcaCAATTGAGAGAGTTAAGAAACTCAAAGATTATGCCTTTATCCATTTTGTGGAACGTGAAAATGCAATCAGGGCTATAGAAGCAACAAACGATTCTACGATGGATGGAGTAACACTAGAGGTGTCTCTGGCCAAGCCTCAGCCAGCAAACAAGGACAGGAAGCGTGCGGGGCAGTCTGGATATGGTTCCATGAATGCTGGTGCTCGAGGATCCCGTGGAGGTCCACGAGGTGGAGGCCCTCCCGGGCGTGGTCGTGGCCGTGGAGGGTATGGTGGGGGATATGGTGGTGGAGATGGGTATGGTGGATACAGTGATGGATACGAAAGAGGTTATGAAGATTACTATGAAGGTGATGGGTATGGCTATGGTTCCAGTGGAGGTTATGGTGATAGGAGTTACAGTGACAACTATTATGATGATTACTATGGTGGTGGTAGTAGCGGCAGTGGATATGGTGGTTATGGTGGCTATGATCGCTACAGTGAGAATCCAAGAGGTGGTCCTCGTGGGCGCAGTGGCCCACCTTCCCGTGGAGGTCGTGGTGGTTTTCAAGGAAGAGGTGGTGAACGAGGGGGAAGAGGAGGTCCCCGTGGTGGTCCGCCCCGTGGTGGAAGAGGTGGTCCTCCAAGGGGTGGACCCAGAGGTGGAGGAGGTGTCGCCCCTGGTAAAAGGAAGTATGGTGCTGACGCTCAGGCAACAGTTGAGTACCCCGAGACCAAACGCAGATACATGGGTCAGAACCAGTCAGGAGGAGGATGGGGAAGCCAGCCAATCGCTCAACAGCCACTGTACAACGAAGGTGGTTATGGTAACCAAGGATCAAACCAGGAGTGGTATAGCGACAGTAGCTGGCAAGGATGGTAG
- the LOC131779904 gene encoding serine/threonine-protein kinase MARK2: MSDMPPTQRDHMEIDDDSARDQVNGFLPAGVAQVPKEELQKYLKCKRIGNYLLGKTIGEGSFARVKQGFHVLTGEKVAVKIIDKKLAHQDKYVARNMRREAKIMQMIRHPNIVQLLEVVETEHRYYLITEIAAGGDLMDYICYRRKLGEVEVRKFIRQIVSAVHYLHQGGILHRDLKVENLLLDDDYNIKIIDFGLSNTLFVSSPDGQSTKEFLKTQCGSPAYAAPEILGHKPYGPEVDVWSIGVNMYAMLTGKLPYSAEPFHINTLYNKMKKNDMNPIPDHLSSSCKDLVQRLLTFSRENRITLDEVLNHEWLQKGFDGPIIPIVFPNYPQPEELDKNIVRHMVDKMEFKQQEIVDAVAKNRSTATSTVYHLLQRKLKRYYVKHPGEAEHMMNDVTFNSEPVRNSSTATPELEIRNSSKKRREFAVTTVNACDFNDKKQTTPNETKAESALPCAGREELSSPSKENLSKLDEELAENPKNLHQDDPISEKSINEIDEDNSSEQKDRTCSVLSDGGIEISRKDSCNYSSVQVMAVNGRRLSHISVESKAETGKKSATVDLDEKNEQEGKESTVNNHENSSRRISETKSVAPQGRISPRLSAPNTPSIGKVSPINAKIISIPLQPMKMEFPDKVKFNHRRFSLPQTFLPPRNLGTTQQRQHVPSPFHFNSTVSSTDAKQRNRDSPSLPPYGLCCQLTAIKPQEEKEDSVTRAHEARSRGDHAQHNGIENRHAQPRRNVYYSPSTERRFPSKRHSVATSGGRELLKSINNTLGRLVEIQDNTESSKSPDSLLLRSRLQPATIKAPLKHDSSVEGVKISLIQEHAGVERAKEKRSSGLKISCSVKDTQTAKPVPSSNPTGLSTTESKSEKEQITREKKLKAGLLNRSVAGRRRRKLENKIPPENDSASSPRHEDGSPLNRRSLDDNHCSTHDALQSGRRSLDSLEEII; the protein is encoded by the exons GTTGCTGTTAAGATAATCGACAAGAAGCTAGCTCATCAAGACAAATACGTGGCCAGGAACATGAGGCGAGAAGcgaaaattatgcaaatgattCGCCATCCAAACATTGTTCAACTTCTGGAAGTCGTAGAAACGGAACACAG ATACTACTTAATCACAGAGATTGCAGCCGGAGGAGATCTTATGGATTACATTTGTTACCGAAGAAAACTTGGCGAGGTGGAAGTTAGAAAATTTATTCGGCAAATTGTGTCGGCTGTGCATTATCTACATCAGGGAGGAATTCTCCACAG GGACTTGAAAGTTGAAAACTTACTTTTGGATGACGACTATAATATCAAGATCATAG ATTTTGGTCTCAGTAACACACTGTTTGTGTCTTCACCTGACGGTCAAAGCACAAAGGAATTCCTTAAGACCCAGTGCGGCTCTCCAGCTTATGCTGCTCCAGAGATCTTGGGACACAAACCGTATGGGCCTGAGGTGGACGTTTGGAGCAT cGGGGTCAACATGTATGCCATGCTGACAGGAAAACTTCCCTACTCGGCCGAGCCGTTCCACATAAACACTCTgtataataaaatgaaaaaaaatgacatgaaTCCAATTCCAGATCATTTGTCATCGT CATGCAAAGATCTTGTCCAGCGTTTACTGACGTTCAGCCGCGAAAATCGGATTACATTGGATGAGGTCCTTAACCACGAGTGGTTGCAGAAGGGATTTGATGGTCCCATAATCCCGATTGTGTTCCCGAATTACCCGCAGCCCGAAGAGCTAGACAAGAATATTGTTAGACATATGGTTGACAAGATGGAGTTCAAACAGCAAGAAATAGTGGATGCAGTTGCGAAAAATAG ATCTACTGCTACATCAACTGTCTATCACCTTctacaaagaaaacttaaaagatATTATGTCAAACACCCGGGAGAAGCTGAGCATATGATGAATGACGTCACATTTAACTCGGAGCCCGTTCGCAATTCCTCAACAGCCACGCCAGAGTTAGAAATTAGGAATTCGTCAAAAAAGAGACGCGAATTTGCAGTTACGACCGTAAACGCTTGtgattttaatgataaaaagcAAACTACTCCGAATGAAACAAAGGCAGAGTCAGCGCTTCCCTGTGCAGGACGGGAGGAACTTTCTTCTCCAAGCAAGGAGAACTTGTCTAAATTGGATGAAGAGCTTGCAGAAAACCCCAAAAATTTACATCAAGATGATCCAATTTCAGAGAAATCTATCAATGAAATCGACGAAGATAATTCTTCTGAACAGAAAGATAGAACCTGTAGCGTACTAAGTGACGGCGGGATTGAAATCTCCAGAAAGGATTCCTGCAATTACTCTTCAGTACAAGTCATGGCTGTGAATGGTCGCCGGCTGTCGCATATTTCGGTTGAAAGCAAAGCCGAGACGGGCAAGAAATCTGCCACGGTAGATTTAGACGAGAAAAACGAGCAAGAAGGAAAAGAGAGTACTGTCAATAATCATGAAAATTCCTCGCGACGCATTTCTGAAACAAAGTCTGTCGCGCCCCAGGGGAGAATTTCTCCAAGGCTTTCGGCTCCAAATACGCCATCTATAGGCAAAGTTTCTCCTATTAATGCCAAGATTATTTCTATCCCGCTGCAACCGATGAAAATGGAATTTCCTGACAAG GTAAAATTCAACCACAGACGGTTTTCCCTTCCTCAGACCTTTCTACCGCCCAGGAACCTGGGAACTACTCAGCAAAGACAACATGTTCCCAGTCCCTTCCACTTCAATTCAACCGTGTCTTCTACGGATGCAAAGCAGAGAAACAGAGATTCTCCGTCACTGCCACCTTACGGGCTATGCTGCCAACTGACGGCGATAAAGCCTCAGGAGGAAAAGGAAGACTCTGTGACACGTGCTCACGAAGCGAGATCACGCGGTGATCACGCGCAGCACAATGGAATTGAAAATAGACATGCGCAACCGCGGCGGAATGTTTACTATTCTCCGTCCACTGAAAGGCGATTTCCGAGTAAACGCCATTCAGTCGCCACATCGGGAGGTAGAGAACTGTTGAAAAGTATAAATAACACATTAGGTAGGCTTGTGGAAATTCAAGATAACACAGAGTCCTCAAAATCGCCAGACAGTTTATTACTGAGATCTCGCTTGCAACCTGCCACAATCAAGGCACCCTTAAAACACGATTCATCCGTGGAAGGCGTAAAAATATCTCTGATACAGGAGCACGCTGGTGTTGAACGAGCCAAGGAAAAGCGCAGCTCTGGACTCAAGATAAGTTGTAGTGTGAAGGACACTCAGACTGCTAAACCTGTGCCTTCATCGAATCCAACTGGACTTTCTACCACTGAATCGAAGTCGGAAAAAGAGCAAATTACCAGAGAGAAGAAACTGAAAGCAGGGTTGCTGAATAGAAGCGTAgcaggaagaagaagaaggaaattaGAGAACAAGATCCCACCAGAAAATGACAGCGCATCTTCACCAAGGCACGAGGATGGGTCGCCTCTAAATCGTCGATCTCTTGACGATAATCATTGCTCTACACATGACGCCTTACAGAGTGGCCGCCGATCACTTGATTCGTTGGAGGAAATCATTTAA